CCGACGATCCCCGCGAGCAGGGTCGCGACGAGCGTCGGTCCGTTGCCGTACCGATCGGCCAGCCACCCGGTGACGGGCTGGCCGAGCGCGCCGGCGACGAAGTACCCACCGTAGACGGCCGTCGCCGCTCCCGGCGGGAGGTCGTGGTACCCCTGGAGGCCCGCCGGCAGCAGCGCGAAGGAGGCGACGTCGACGAACTGGACGAGACACGCGAGCACGACCGAGGTCGCGATCGGCGGTCGCGCCAGGATCGACCGCACCCGCCGCGTCCCGATCCGACGGGCGGGCGAGGCGGTGGGCGGGAGCGGCTCTGCCGAGCGTACCAGAAACAGGAGGCCGACCGCTATCGGGACCAGGGGGATCCCCGCGAGCAAGAGCGCGCTTCGCCACCCGTGGCGGACGCCGAACCCGACGACCAGCAGCGGTGCCACGATCCCCGCGACCTGGCCGCCGGTTCGAAAGACGCCGATCGCGCGGCCGGTCCGGTCGTAGAGGCTGTCGAGCAGTGCCGTCGAGGGACTGTAGTAGAGTCCGCCGCCGACGCCGAGCAGTATCGCGACCGCCAGGAACGCGCCGTGGGACGGCGCGAGCGCGAGCAGGACGGTTCCCGTCCCGGCGACGACGACGGCGGCGAGGATCACCCGCCGTTCTCCGTAGCGGTCGCTCAGTATCCCGCTCGGGAGCTGTAACGCCGCGGCCGTGACCCGGATCCCGGTGATCGCGAACCCGAACGCCCCGAGCGACATCCCGAGCGCGGCGACGATCTGCGGGCTCAGCGCGCTCACCAGCGCGGTGCTCAGTCGAACGCCGAAGTACACCGCGGTACAGAGCGTGAGGACGCCCGCGCGGTATCGCCACGGCCACAGGGCGTCCGCGAGGCGTCGTATCACCACGCTCGCCACCCGCCTCGACTCGCCGCCGGACGAGTCCGCGCTGTGGTCGTGTCGAGAGCGCCGATGCTACCCGCTTCTGTTGCTCGTCCCCGGATCATCGGAGTCGGATCGTCACCGACCACCACAATAACGTTTGAGATCTCTGAAGATTGTATCAATTCAGGACGTGAACAAGAACATCCGTCGATATCTGTTCAGAATTTTCGACCGTTCGCTATATATCCGACCGAGCCGCCGTCGATCCCCTCGATCGGGGAGCAGAAACGATCGAGAGAGCGACACCTCTCCGTTCCGCCCGTTCGGATACGGAGATCGCGACGACGACGGGATGGGTACGTATCGCACGCCAGAGCGACGGACGAATAACGACCTCGCTCGGACGGACGCGACTCCCGCCGTCGTCGCGCCGACGGGCGTGCACCGACCGACGCGCGCCACAACATCCTCAATCCGGTGAATTTATATTATTTAGTTGTTTTAGCAAGATTAACAATCCATGTATCGAGTCGAAGCACACGTTAACAATAACGAGGCGTCGTGAATACCGTGACAATGACGCTGTTCGAACTGACGGGATTCCAGCGGGACCTGCTGTACGTCATC
The window above is part of the Halomarina pelagica genome. Proteins encoded here:
- a CDS encoding MFS transporter; the protein is MVIRRLADALWPWRYRAGVLTLCTAVYFGVRLSTALVSALSPQIVAALGMSLGAFGFAITGIRVTAAALQLPSGILSDRYGERRVILAAVVVAGTGTVLLALAPSHGAFLAVAILLGVGGGLYYSPSTALLDSLYDRTGRAIGVFRTGGQVAGIVAPLLVVGFGVRHGWRSALLLAGIPLVPIAVGLLFLVRSAEPLPPTASPARRIGTRRVRSILARPPIATSVVLACLVQFVDVASFALLPAGLQGYHDLPPGAATAVYGGYFVAGALGQPVTGWLADRYGNGPTLVATLLAGIVGFGLLSYRLAATAVVGAVCLAGFSRTWATPVQSRILDHLSADERGTGFGLVRTVYLLVGALGSAVVGTIATAAGWRVVFGALAGLLATCLAFHVLAIAPDDSPVGGRAG